Proteins encoded within one genomic window of Acinetobacter sp. YWS30-1:
- the ribB gene encoding 3,4-dihydroxy-2-butanone-4-phosphate synthase, whose amino-acid sequence MSSLIQPEIFFSALAPAEQRIQQALEDIRQGRPVLVMDDFDRENEADLIIAAETLTVETMARMIRDGSGIVCLCLTDELANHLELPPMVQDNSSQFKTAFTVTIEAAEGVTTGVSAKDRTTTIKAAIKDGAVASDLNRPGHVFPLRAREGGVLTRRGHTEGTIDLARLAGLKPAGVLCELTNPDGTMASGIQVLSYAQTHQLTVITIDELVHYRQQHNV is encoded by the coding sequence ATGTCAAGTTTGATTCAACCCGAAATTTTCTTTTCCGCTTTAGCTCCCGCTGAACAGCGCATCCAACAAGCACTCGAAGACATCCGCCAAGGTAGACCTGTTCTGGTGATGGATGACTTTGACCGCGAGAATGAAGCCGACCTCATCATTGCAGCAGAGACTTTGACTGTAGAAACCATGGCTCGTATGATTCGTGATGGTTCCGGTATTGTGTGCCTATGTCTGACTGATGAACTGGCCAATCATTTAGAACTGCCACCTATGGTGCAGGATAACTCTAGTCAGTTTAAAACTGCATTTACTGTCACCATTGAAGCTGCGGAAGGTGTGACCACTGGTGTATCTGCCAAAGACCGTACCACCACGATTAAAGCAGCCATTAAAGACGGCGCTGTCGCCAGTGACCTGAATCGCCCAGGGCATGTCTTCCCTTTACGTGCCCGTGAAGGCGGTGTGCTGACCCGTCGTGGTCATACCGAAGGTACGATTGATCTTGCACGTCTGGCTGGACTGAAACCTGCCGGGGTTCTGTGTGAACTGACCAATCCAGATGGCACCATGGCTTCTGGTATTCAGGTATTGTCTTATGCACAGACTCATCAGCTGACCGTGATCACTATTGATGAACTGGTGCATTACCGCCAGCAGCACAATGTCTAA
- a CDS encoding LysE family translocator — MNISEYILYCLAVVIMIATPGPVMLLVASAGLKGGYKHALQTIFGTNFASLVLITLSIFSLKGLLVINENWLNGIKLLGCLYIAWLGIQIFREVWQGQGSTSSQGLQPVQGGFRTGFLVGISNPKDIIFFAAFFPQFIGITPNLDSSLVILTISWIVLDFLTLSLVYLGFQRFAKSRLYPYLLGLCGLILLVVAVYGILSVLI; from the coding sequence ATGAATATCAGTGAATATATTCTCTATTGTCTGGCCGTCGTTATCATGATTGCCACACCTGGGCCTGTGATGTTGCTGGTCGCTAGTGCTGGACTGAAAGGTGGCTATAAGCATGCTTTGCAGACCATTTTCGGGACGAATTTTGCTTCTCTGGTATTGATCACCTTATCTATTTTTAGCTTAAAAGGCTTATTGGTCATTAATGAAAACTGGCTGAATGGCATCAAGCTGCTTGGCTGTTTATATATTGCCTGGCTGGGAATCCAGATTTTCCGGGAAGTCTGGCAAGGGCAGGGTTCAACCAGTTCACAAGGCTTGCAGCCAGTACAGGGTGGCTTCCGAACCGGTTTTCTGGTGGGGATCTCCAACCCCAAAGATATTATTTTCTTTGCTGCGTTTTTCCCGCAGTTTATTGGCATTACTCCAAACTTAGATTCCAGCTTAGTGATTCTGACGATCAGCTGGATTGTGCTGGATTTTTTGACTCTGTCATTAGTTTATTTAGGCTTTCAACGCTTTGCTAAATCCAGGCTGTATCCTTATTTGCTTGGTTTGTGCGGTTTGATTTTATTAGTAGTCGCAGTCTATGGAATATTGTCTGTACTCATCTAA
- a CDS encoding DUF1289 domain-containing protein gives MSSDRRIASLTPCAGRCSTVFGDAVCRGCRRFNHEVIHWNSYNADQHTAVWQRLDAQLDQILVPMLPMANLAKVETFVLSKRVRLREDATKGRKLYHALKLCEKNRHFTDESGLGIHYKQVRPLWDEFERRVLALAKASYDLAFLRADGISQHLIHMQEED, from the coding sequence TTGAGTTCGGATCGTCGTATTGCATCTTTAACCCCTTGCGCAGGGCGTTGCTCAACCGTATTTGGGGATGCGGTCTGTCGTGGTTGCCGCCGTTTTAATCATGAAGTGATTCACTGGAATAGTTATAACGCAGATCAACATACTGCAGTCTGGCAGCGGCTGGATGCACAGCTAGATCAGATTTTGGTCCCGATGCTGCCGATGGCGAATCTGGCCAAAGTGGAAACATTTGTCCTGTCTAAACGGGTGCGTCTACGTGAAGATGCGACTAAAGGTCGTAAGCTTTACCATGCCTTAAAACTCTGTGAAAAGAATCGTCATTTTACTGATGAAAGCGGTTTAGGCATTCATTACAAACAGGTGCGCCCGCTTTGGGATGAATTCGAACGTCGGGTACTGGCACTCGCCAAAGCCAGTTATGACCTGGCTTTTTTACGGGCAGATGGGATCAGCCAGCATCTGATTCATATGCAGGAAGAGGACTAA
- a CDS encoding rhodanese-related sulfurtransferase produces the protein MNATVEQLAPVEQQATTGWVVAALYQFKEVQDPEGLQQRLLDLVKTINLCGTLIVAGEGINGTVAGNREAIDKVHKFLLDEGFNEMEYKESHSSDKPFRKMKIKLKKEIVTLGVPVKPRDLVGHYLDPKEWNELIARDDVILVDTRNDYEYKAGTFKGAIDPKTETFREFPEYVKKNLEQHKDKKIAMFCTGGIRCEKSTSLLLQEGFKEVYHLKGGILKYLEETPAEESLWEGECFVFDGRTAVTHGVEEGQNTKCHACGWPLTPEEAALPSYEHGVSCVYCIDKTTEKQKEGFRMRQSQILAAKRKRL, from the coding sequence ATGAACGCTACTGTAGAACAGCTTGCACCTGTAGAACAGCAAGCGACGACTGGTTGGGTTGTTGCCGCACTTTATCAATTCAAAGAAGTTCAAGATCCTGAGGGTCTGCAACAACGTCTTTTAGACTTGGTAAAAACCATCAACCTTTGCGGTACTCTAATTGTGGCAGGTGAAGGCATTAACGGTACTGTTGCGGGTAACCGTGAAGCTATCGACAAAGTACACAAGTTCCTGCTTGATGAAGGCTTCAACGAAATGGAATACAAAGAATCTCATAGCTCTGACAAACCATTCCGTAAAATGAAGATCAAGCTGAAAAAAGAGATTGTGACTTTAGGTGTACCGGTTAAGCCACGAGATCTGGTTGGCCATTATCTTGATCCTAAAGAATGGAACGAGCTGATTGCACGTGATGATGTGATTCTGGTTGATACCCGTAATGATTACGAGTACAAAGCTGGTACCTTCAAAGGCGCAATCGATCCAAAAACTGAAACTTTCCGTGAATTCCCTGAATATGTGAAAAAGAACCTGGAACAGCACAAGGATAAGAAAATTGCCATGTTCTGTACCGGTGGTATTCGTTGTGAAAAATCAACTTCTTTATTGCTTCAGGAAGGCTTTAAAGAGGTGTATCACCTGAAAGGCGGTATTCTGAAATACCTAGAAGAAACTCCAGCTGAAGAAAGTCTTTGGGAAGGTGAATGTTTCGTATTTGATGGCCGTACTGCAGTTACACATGGTGTGGAAGAAGGTCAAAATACCAAATGTCATGCGTGTGGCTGGCCATTAACGCCTGAAGAGGCAGCGCTGCCAAGTTATGAACACGGCGTATCTTGTGTGTACTGCATCGATAAAACTACCGAGAAACAAAAAGAAGGTTTCCGTATGCGTCAATCGCAAATTCTGGCTGCAAAACGTAAACGTCTCTAA
- a CDS encoding FUSC family protein — MANSLARDPDNIVRFQPKENTKLERITQLTDELEAESHLFIVILGTIIGAILALFIGYHIEATAAHYLLLSALPVCLAYSLRKVYIYTLTHS; from the coding sequence ATGGCCAATTCACTTGCTCGGGATCCAGATAATATTGTTAGATTCCAACCTAAAGAAAATACAAAACTGGAACGTATTACCCAACTGACAGATGAGCTAGAAGCAGAATCACATCTGTTTATTGTGATCTTGGGAACTATCATTGGTGCCATTCTTGCCCTGTTTATTGGCTACCATATTGAGGCTACAGCAGCACACTATTTACTGCTCAGTGCTCTGCCAGTTTGCCTGGCTTACAGCTTACGTAAAGTTTACATTTATACCTTAACCCATAGTTAA
- a CDS encoding DedA family protein has product MNLTEWIISVMEQLGYWGIALLMFLDNVFPPIPSEIIMPSAGYSASQGELLLVGVIIAGSIGSLLAAALLYWIGYKFNHDSIFRFIDRYGKFLFIKSEDVKKSLEWFEQYGHRIVFFGRMVPAVRSLISIPAGMSHMPFWKFMFYSGLGTVIWTTFLACVGFYFGENQELMHKIFSQVSYVIIAIVVIIMGWVLYRRHQRKNRPS; this is encoded by the coding sequence ATGAATCTGACTGAATGGATTATTTCTGTCATGGAACAGCTGGGCTACTGGGGCATTGCCTTGCTCATGTTTCTTGACAATGTCTTTCCCCCGATCCCCTCTGAAATTATTATGCCTTCTGCCGGCTATTCCGCTTCTCAGGGAGAATTACTGCTGGTTGGAGTCATTATTGCAGGCAGTATCGGTTCGTTATTGGCAGCGGCATTGCTCTATTGGATTGGCTATAAATTTAACCACGACAGTATTTTCAGATTCATAGACCGATATGGAAAATTCTTGTTTATCAAATCTGAAGACGTGAAAAAATCTCTGGAATGGTTCGAGCAGTATGGACACCGGATTGTATTCTTTGGCCGGATGGTTCCGGCAGTACGTTCCCTCATCAGTATCCCGGCTGGCATGAGCCATATGCCTTTCTGGAAATTCATGTTCTATAGTGGACTAGGTACTGTTATCTGGACCACGTTCCTGGCCTGTGTCGGTTTTTATTTTGGTGAAAATCAGGAATTGATGCACAAAATCTTCAGTCAGGTCAGTTATGTGATTATTGCGATTGTCGTGATCATCATGGGCTGGGTTTTATACCGTAGACATCAACGTAAAAATCGTCCATCCTGA
- a CDS encoding ABZJ_00895 family protein, which yields MSHYLKYFATVYLTLVLIVGILIYVFNLGAILLIPALIASAFLSARYFVKKELRLPTQEEKSRLVWGSTIIAMTFGFIFLFIVIWLHPQTEEIYRRMAYTGRGPNSFLVAASIALHALLFHIAYNGYARYSLSKRTGADHKP from the coding sequence ATGTCGCACTATCTTAAATATTTTGCCACCGTTTATCTGACTCTGGTCTTAATAGTCGGCATACTCATCTACGTGTTCAATCTAGGCGCCATTCTGCTGATTCCTGCCCTGATTGCCTCCGCCTTTCTCAGCGCCCGGTACTTTGTAAAAAAAGAACTCCGACTACCCACCCAGGAAGAGAAAAGCAGACTGGTCTGGGGTTCCACGATTATTGCCATGACCTTCGGATTTATCTTTTTGTTTATAGTCATCTGGCTGCATCCGCAGACGGAGGAAATCTATAGAAGGATGGCCTATACAGGACGCGGGCCAAATTCGTTTCTGGTAGCTGCAAGTATTGCTTTACATGCCTTGCTGTTCCATATCGCCTACAATGGCTATGCGCGTTACAGCTTGAGCAAGCGTACCGGTGCTGATCATAAACCTTAG
- a CDS encoding YecA family protein gives MSALDLDLLSEYLDGDQNEYGLDFAATHGFLCAIAVGPQFDKWMDELFEGNQKKVPAEIINQVKAWLESIRQSLANEEGITFPFEIEEADTESSLGDWSVGFVDAMFLNEEAWFTEEFEEQLVDLTLPIMVFSGIDEEDPQMESFRRNGQLMDELAEEIPENLNELYLMYHTPE, from the coding sequence ATGAGTGCTTTAGATTTAGACCTGTTGAGTGAATATCTGGATGGCGACCAAAATGAGTATGGTCTGGATTTTGCGGCAACTCATGGTTTCTTATGTGCTATCGCAGTAGGCCCGCAATTTGACAAATGGATGGATGAACTTTTTGAAGGCAACCAGAAAAAAGTGCCTGCAGAAATCATCAATCAGGTTAAAGCATGGTTAGAGTCAATCCGTCAAAGCTTGGCCAATGAAGAAGGGATCACTTTCCCGTTTGAAATTGAAGAAGCAGATACCGAATCAAGTCTAGGTGACTGGAGCGTGGGCTTTGTAGATGCCATGTTCCTGAACGAAGAAGCCTGGTTTACAGAAGAATTTGAAGAACAGTTGGTCGATTTAACGCTGCCAATTATGGTATTCAGTGGCATCGATGAAGAAGATCCGCAAATGGAATCTTTCCGTCGCAATGGCCAGTTAATGGATGAGCTTGCAGAAGAGATTCCAGAAAACTTGAATGAATTATATCTGATGTACCACACACCAGAATAA
- a CDS encoding PA3496 family putative envelope integrity protein: MSSTDFELDDSYGDDDVNFDEASSKLSAKESLEKRRLIDDLLSQRRLERELKDFDYDFDDDDDFDDED, from the coding sequence GTGTCTTCGACAGATTTTGAACTAGATGATAGCTACGGTGATGATGATGTTAATTTCGATGAGGCATCGAGTAAGCTAAGTGCGAAAGAGTCGTTGGAAAAACGTCGTCTGATTGATGATCTGCTCTCGCAACGCCGCCTGGAACGCGAACTCAAAGATTTTGATTATGACTTCGACGATGATGACGACTTTGACGACGAAGATTAA
- the rpoD gene encoding RNA polymerase sigma factor RpoD produces MSDMTSPTSQVAALISRGKEQGYLTFAEVNDHLPDSITESEQIEDIIQMLNDVGIPVHDRAPESDDAMFEDTAEAADEVAEEEAAAVLASVENEPGRTTDPVRMYMREMGTVELLTREGEISIAKRIEEGIRDVLHSIAYWPNAVEVVLQEYKDYEAGERRLADILSGYLDPESDEEIPEVLEEVAEIEEDEEATTKSTKDVKLDDDEEDEESDSDDDSEGDSGPDPEIAKVRFAELSDAWKNTKAVLEKHGRNSKEAEEALQALATVFMMFKFTPRLFDIISEMIRGTHDQIRGAEREVMRYAVRRGRMDRTQFRTTFPGQESNPAWLDEQIAKATADQKAYLEKVRPDVLAFQQKIADIEKDLDLKVRDIKDIAKRMAVGEAKARRAKKEMVEANLRLVISIAKKYTNRGLQFLDLIQEGNIGLMKAVDKFEYRRGYKFSTYATWWIRQAITRSIADQARTIRIPVHMIETINKINRVSRQLLQEMGREPTPEELGERLEMDEVKVRKVLKIAKEPISMETPIGDDEDSHLGDFIEDSNITSPVDAATSEGLKEATREVLENLTEREAKVLKMRFGIDMPTDHTLEEVGKQFDVTRERIRQIEAKALRKLRHPSRSEHLRSFLEND; encoded by the coding sequence ATGAGCGATATGACTTCCCCTACTTCTCAAGTAGCGGCTCTGATTAGCCGAGGCAAAGAACAAGGTTACTTAACCTTCGCTGAGGTTAACGATCATCTCCCGGACTCCATCACAGAAAGCGAACAGATTGAAGACATCATTCAAATGCTGAATGATGTGGGTATTCCTGTCCATGATCGTGCGCCTGAATCTGATGATGCAATGTTCGAGGATACTGCAGAAGCTGCTGATGAAGTTGCAGAAGAAGAAGCTGCGGCTGTACTTGCATCTGTAGAAAACGAACCAGGTCGTACGACTGACCCTGTACGTATGTACATGCGTGAAATGGGTACCGTTGAACTTTTAACGCGTGAAGGCGAAATTAGCATTGCAAAACGCATTGAAGAAGGTATCCGAGACGTTCTTCACTCTATTGCTTACTGGCCGAATGCTGTAGAAGTTGTACTACAAGAATACAAAGATTATGAAGCTGGCGAACGCCGCCTTGCTGACATTCTGTCAGGTTATTTAGACCCTGAATCAGATGAAGAAATTCCAGAAGTCCTGGAAGAAGTCGCTGAAATCGAAGAAGACGAAGAAGCAACGACCAAGTCAACCAAAGATGTAAAACTGGATGATGACGAGGAAGATGAAGAGTCTGATAGCGATGACGATTCTGAAGGTGACTCAGGCCCAGATCCAGAAATTGCCAAAGTTCGTTTTGCCGAACTTTCCGATGCCTGGAAAAATACCAAAGCGGTACTGGAAAAACACGGCCGTAACAGCAAAGAAGCAGAAGAGGCACTTCAAGCGCTTGCTACTGTGTTCATGATGTTCAAGTTCACGCCGCGTCTGTTCGATATCATTTCTGAAATGATTCGTGGCACACATGACCAGATCCGTGGTGCAGAACGTGAAGTGATGCGTTATGCCGTCCGTCGTGGCCGTATGGACCGTACCCAGTTCCGTACTACTTTCCCGGGTCAGGAATCGAATCCAGCCTGGTTAGATGAGCAAATTGCGAAAGCGACTGCTGATCAGAAAGCTTATCTGGAAAAAGTACGTCCTGACGTATTGGCCTTCCAGCAAAAAATCGCAGATATCGAAAAAGACCTTGATCTTAAAGTTCGTGACATCAAAGACATTGCCAAACGTATGGCAGTCGGTGAAGCGAAAGCGCGTCGTGCCAAGAAAGAGATGGTTGAAGCAAACTTACGTCTGGTAATTTCGATTGCGAAAAAATACACCAACCGTGGCTTGCAGTTCCTGGATCTGATTCAGGAAGGTAACATCGGTCTGATGAAAGCCGTAGACAAGTTTGAATACCGTCGTGGTTACAAGTTCTCGACTTATGCCACCTGGTGGATTCGTCAGGCGATCACCCGTTCAATCGCGGATCAGGCACGTACCATTCGTATTCCAGTGCATATGATTGAAACGATTAACAAGATCAACCGTGTATCTCGTCAATTGCTTCAGGAAATGGGCCGTGAACCGACTCCGGAAGAACTAGGCGAACGTCTGGAAATGGACGAAGTGAAGGTTCGTAAAGTACTGAAAATCGCTAAAGAACCGATTTCGATGGAAACACCGATCGGTGATGATGAAGATTCGCATTTGGGTGACTTCATTGAAGACAGCAACATCACTTCACCAGTGGATGCTGCTACTTCAGAAGGCCTGAAAGAAGCGACTCGCGAAGTACTGGAAAACCTGACTGAACGTGAAGCGAAAGTCCTGAAAATGCGTTTCGGTATCGACATGCCAACGGATCATACTTTAGAAGAAGTCGGCAAACAGTTCGACGTAACCCGTGAACGTATCCGTCAGATTGAAGCGAAAGCACTGCGTAAGTTACGTCACCCTTCCCGTTCTGAACACCTGCGTTCATTCCTGGAAAATGATTAA
- a CDS encoding YbeD family protein, with product MLDRTPSRELREDLWVFPMDYPIKLIGLAGEELLNAVVEIFTKHFPDFDGDSVSITPSRTGKYHSITAQLRFLELEQVHAVYADLAACPLIKTAL from the coding sequence ATGTTAGACCGTACACCATCTCGTGAACTCCGCGAAGATCTTTGGGTTTTTCCAATGGATTACCCAATCAAACTCATTGGCCTTGCAGGTGAAGAACTGCTGAATGCGGTCGTTGAGATTTTCACCAAACATTTTCCTGACTTTGATGGTGATAGCGTAAGTATCACTCCATCTCGTACAGGTAAATATCATTCGATCACTGCTCAGCTACGCTTCCTTGAACTGGAACAGGTGCATGCCGTATATGCTGATCTTGCAGCTTGCCCACTAATCAAGACTGCTCTTTAA
- the lipB gene encoding lipoyl(octanoyl) transferase LipB: MTAAVQKPSLIIRQYNNLTPYEDRFLEMKSFTENRDENTPDELWILQHHDVLTQGQAGKPEHILIPTDIPVIQTDRGGQVTWHGPGQLVAYFMFDLNRLGWNVRTLVSYAENLMIELLKKHEIEAYAKPDAPGVYVNERKIGSLGFKIRKGRSYHGLSLNIDCDLTGFHTINPCGYAGLEMVRINDLVSNPPKFNDLCVEIIETLSSSGYFNQVNVEQR, encoded by the coding sequence GTGACAGCTGCGGTTCAAAAACCCTCCCTGATTATCCGTCAATATAATAACCTGACTCCCTACGAAGACCGTTTTCTGGAAATGAAAAGCTTCACGGAAAACCGTGATGAAAATACGCCTGATGAGTTATGGATTTTGCAGCACCATGATGTACTGACCCAAGGTCAGGCCGGTAAACCGGAACATATCCTGATTCCAACTGATATTCCTGTCATTCAAACCGACCGTGGTGGTCAAGTCACTTGGCATGGTCCTGGTCAGCTCGTCGCATACTTTATGTTTGACCTGAACCGTCTGGGCTGGAATGTCCGTACATTGGTGTCTTATGCCGAAAACCTGATGATTGAACTACTTAAAAAGCATGAGATTGAAGCCTATGCCAAACCCGATGCTCCGGGCGTCTATGTGAATGAGCGTAAAATTGGTTCTCTCGGCTTCAAAATCCGTAAAGGCCGTAGCTATCATGGCCTGTCTTTAAATATTGATTGTGACCTGACCGGTTTTCATACCATTAACCCTTGCGGCTATGCAGGTCTGGAAATGGTGCGAATTAATGACCTCGTCAGCAATCCGCCAAAGTTTAATGACTTGTGTGTTGAAATTATTGAAACTTTAAGCAGCAGCGGTTACTTTAATCAGGTGAACGTCGAGCAAAGATAA
- a CDS encoding iron-containing alcohol dehydrogenase has product MAKPYYEFFCPVKVIAGHAALEHIPFELATLGSKRPLIITDKGVRANNLLAPIEAAFESTDAKIAAIFDDVPPDSSLGTVRSAAQLYRDHDCDAIIAVGGGSVIDTSKATNILVSEGGHDLLKYSGAHNLPKPLKPFFVIPTTSGTGSEVTMVAVVSDTEKNMKMPFASYYLMPHAAILDPRMTQTLPPHLTAMTAMDAMTHAVEAYTCMAANPISDAYATAAVKKVSANLFNVLDNPTDAQGRLELAQASTMAGIAFSNSMVGLVHSLGHALGAVAHLPHGLCMNLFLPYVLEYNKEVNGDKIAELLLPLAGADIYAQTPAHLRADKTIATILTMRDRIYSLTKLPRTLSETGKISEAQLDEVAEKALNDGSIIYNPKEASLEDLKSILKKAW; this is encoded by the coding sequence ATGGCAAAACCTTATTATGAATTTTTCTGTCCAGTCAAAGTGATTGCTGGTCATGCCGCGTTAGAACACATTCCTTTTGAACTGGCCACTTTAGGTTCCAAACGTCCACTGATCATTACCGACAAAGGTGTTCGTGCCAATAACCTGCTGGCGCCGATTGAAGCTGCTTTTGAATCGACCGATGCCAAAATTGCAGCGATTTTCGATGATGTACCGCCAGATTCCAGTTTAGGTACAGTGCGCAGCGCGGCACAGTTGTATCGTGATCACGATTGCGATGCCATTATTGCCGTGGGTGGTGGCTCAGTGATTGATACTTCAAAAGCGACCAATATTTTGGTCTCTGAAGGTGGTCACGACTTACTCAAATATTCTGGTGCGCATAATCTGCCTAAACCGCTGAAGCCATTTTTCGTAATTCCTACGACTTCAGGAACTGGTTCTGAAGTGACCATGGTTGCTGTGGTATCGGATACCGAAAAGAATATGAAAATGCCATTCGCATCTTATTATCTGATGCCGCATGCAGCGATTCTGGATCCACGTATGACTCAGACCCTGCCACCGCATCTGACTGCCATGACAGCCATGGATGCGATGACACATGCTGTAGAAGCCTACACCTGTATGGCAGCCAATCCAATTTCAGATGCTTATGCCACAGCTGCCGTGAAAAAGGTCAGTGCCAACCTGTTTAACGTACTCGACAACCCAACTGATGCCCAAGGTCGTCTGGAGCTGGCTCAGGCCTCTACCATGGCCGGAATTGCCTTCTCCAATTCAATGGTGGGTCTGGTGCACTCCCTTGGCCATGCTCTAGGTGCAGTCGCGCATTTGCCGCATGGCCTATGTATGAATCTGTTCCTGCCTTATGTACTGGAATACAACAAGGAAGTGAATGGCGACAAGATTGCCGAGCTGCTGCTGCCATTGGCGGGTGCAGACATCTATGCACAAACACCAGCACACTTACGTGCAGACAAGACCATTGCTACAATTTTAACCATGCGTGATCGAATCTATAGCTTGACCAAATTACCGCGCACATTAAGTGAAACAGGTAAGATTTCTGAAGCACAGCTGGATGAAGTTGCTGAAAAAGCATTAAATGATGGTTCCATCATTTACAACCCAAAAGAAGCCAGTTTGGAAGATTTGAAATCTATCTTAAAAAAGGCTTGGTAA
- a CDS encoding APC family permease, translating into MTNFSGTQSAAKLQKTLGLWHIIIIGLAYIQPMTLFDTFGLVSEESHLHVPTSYIIALIAILFTSISYGHMIRRYPSSGSAYTYAQKSIHPNIGFMVGWSSWLDYLLSPMVNIILAVIYLEALFPDVNHWVWVIVLTAFMTGVNLRGARFVANFNSLIVLVQLLVIGIFTWMVFTKLQAGFNADGPITAEQRYQLWSLEPFWNELTSVGALITGATLLCFSFTGFDSLSSLAEETKDTENTLPKAIFLTALIAGVIFIISTYFMQLYFPSTPGSYFKNIAETQPEILLLVGGSLFQSYVLTFAIITVMASGISAHAGVSRLMYVMGRDGVINKKIFGHISPKSYTPNYNILIVGAVALTAGFMDLDIVISMISFGALTAFTFVNLSVISRYALRDGRTKTAKDIFSFVVIPMLGFISIFAMWLEIEETALKYGLWWAMFGILYLGYKTKGFKHPAPQHNEFE; encoded by the coding sequence TTGACAAATTTCTCTGGGACTCAATCGGCAGCTAAACTGCAAAAAACGCTAGGGCTCTGGCACATCATTATTATTGGTTTAGCTTACATTCAACCAATGACCTTATTTGATACTTTTGGTTTGGTATCTGAAGAAAGTCATTTGCATGTTCCTACTTCTTACATCATTGCCCTGATTGCAATTTTGTTTACATCGATCAGCTATGGTCACATGATTCGCCGCTACCCTTCTTCGGGTTCGGCCTATACCTATGCCCAAAAATCGATTCACCCGAATATTGGCTTCATGGTGGGCTGGTCTTCCTGGCTGGATTATCTGTTATCACCAATGGTGAACATCATCCTGGCAGTGATCTATCTTGAAGCACTGTTTCCTGATGTGAACCACTGGGTCTGGGTAATCGTGCTGACTGCCTTCATGACCGGGGTAAACCTGCGCGGTGCACGCTTCGTGGCAAACTTTAACAGTTTGATCGTACTGGTACAGTTACTGGTGATCGGTATCTTTACCTGGATGGTCTTTACCAAACTGCAGGCCGGTTTCAATGCTGATGGTCCGATTACAGCTGAACAGCGTTACCAGCTTTGGAGTCTTGAACCGTTCTGGAATGAACTGACTTCGGTAGGCGCCCTGATTACTGGTGCGACCTTACTGTGCTTCTCATTCACCGGTTTTGACTCTTTAAGCTCTCTGGCAGAAGAAACCAAAGATACTGAAAACACCTTGCCTAAAGCGATTTTCTTGACTGCTTTAATCGCTGGTGTGATTTTCATTATCAGCACTTATTTCATGCAGCTGTACTTCCCTTCTACACCGGGTTCTTACTTCAAGAATATTGCTGAAACTCAGCCAGAAATTCTGCTTCTTGTAGGCGGCTCACTGTTCCAGTCTTATGTTCTGACTTTTGCGATCATTACCGTAATGGCGTCTGGTATCTCTGCTCATGCAGGTGTATCTCGTCTGATGTATGTCATGGGCCGTGATGGCGTGATCAACAAGAAAATCTTTGGTCATATCAGTCCGAAAAGCTATACACCAAACTACAACATTCTGATTGTAGGTGCAGTGGCCTTAACTGCTGGCTTCATGGATCTGGATATCGTGATTTCGATGATCAGCTTCGGTGCCTTGACTGCGTTTACATTCGTGAACCTGTCAGTAATTTCACGTTATGCACTGCGTGATGGCCGTACTAAAACTGCGAAAGATATTTTCAGCTTTGTGGTCATCCCGATGCTTGGTTTTATCAGCATCTTTGCGATGTGGCTGGAAATTGAAGAAACTGCACTGAAATACGGTTTATGGTGGGCGATGTTCGGTATTTTGTACCTGGGTTATAAAACCAAGGGCTTTAAGCACCCTGCTCCACAACATAACGAGTTTGAATAA